In one window of Echeneis naucrates chromosome 17, fEcheNa1.1, whole genome shotgun sequence DNA:
- the LOC115057787 gene encoding tripartite motif-containing protein 16-like yields MEQKGVNLDQETFSCSICLDLLKDPVTTTCGHSYCMNCIKSHWDGEDEKKIYSCPQCREAFTPRPVLMKNTMLADLVEQLKKTGLQAAPADHCYAGPEDVACDFCTERKLKAVKSCLVCLASYCEKHLQPHYDVAPLKKHKLVEPSEKLQENICSRHDEVMKMFCRTDQQCICYLCSVDEHKGHDTVSAAAERTERQRELELSRQQIQQRIQDRDKDVKLLQQEVEAINGSADKAVEDAEKIFTQLIRLMERRRSDVKQQIRSQQETEVSRVKELQEKLEQEITELKRKDAELKLLSHTEDHTQFLQNYPSVSALSEATDSSSINIRPLRYFEDVTAAVSELRDQLQDVLTQKWTNVSLTVTEVDVLLPQPEPEPKTRTEFLRYSQEITLDPNTVNRYLLLSEGNRKSTRMSDIQSYSDHPDRFTYYWQVLSRESLTGRCYWEVEWRGRGGVSVAVTYKNISRAGRSDECLFGGNYKSWALFCHKKYFTFWSNNIQTAVSGPPSSRVGVYLDHRAGILSFYSVSETMTLLHRVQTTFTQPLHAGFCLCSSGATAEFCKLK; encoded by the coding sequence atggagcagaaaggagttAATCTGGACCAGGAAACcttctcctgttccatctgtctggatctactgaaggatccggtgacgactacctgtggacacagctactgtatgaactgtattaaatcccactgggatggagaggatgagaagaaaatctacagctgccctcagtgtaggGAGGCCTTCACACCGAGGCCTGTTCtaatgaaaaacaccatgttagcagatttagtggagcagctgaagaagactggactccaagctgctcctgctgatcactgctatgctggacctgaagatgtggcctgtgatttctgcaccgagagaaaactgaaagctgtgaagtcctgtttagtttgtttggcctcttactgtgagaaacacctgcagcctcattatgatgtagctccactgaagaaacacaagctggtggagccctctgagaagctccaggagaacatctgctctcgtcatgatgaggtgatgaagatgttctgccgtactgatcagcagtgtatctgttatctctgctctgtggatgaacataaaggccacgacacagtctcagctgcagcagaaaggactgagaggcagagagagctggagctgagtcgacaacaaatccagcagagaatccaggacagagacaaagatgtgaagctgcttcaacaggaggtggaggccatcaacggctctgctgataaagcagtggaggacgctgagaagatcttcactcagctgatccgtctcatggagagaagaaggtctgatgtgaagcagcagatcagatcccagcaggaaactgaagtgagtcgagtcaaagagcttcaggagaagctggagcaggagatcactgagctgaagaggaaagacgctgagctgaagctgctctcacacacagaggatcacacccagtttctacaaaactacccctcagtgtcagctctcagtgaagctacagactcatccagcatcaacatccgtcctctgagatactttgaggatgtgacagcagctgtgtcagagctcagagatcagctacaggacgttctgacacagaaatggacaaacgtctcactgacagtgactgaagtggatgttttactgccacaaccagaaccagaaccaaagaccagaactgagttcttaagatattcacaggaaatcactctggatccaaacacagtaaacagatatctgttattatctgaaggaaacagaaaatctACACGAATGAGTGACATTCAGTcttattctgatcatccagacagattcacttACTATTGgcaggtcctgagcagagagagtctgactggacgttgttactgggaggtggagtggagaggaagaggaggagtttCTGTAGCAGTCacatacaagaatatcagcagagcagggaggtctgatgaatgtttgtttgGAGGCAATTACAAATCTTGGGCTTTATTTTGTCACAAGAAGTATTTTACATTCTGGtccaacaacatccagactgcagtctcaggtcctccgtcctccagagtcggagtgtacctggatcacagagcaggtattctgtccttctacagcgtctctgaaaccatgactctcctccacagagtccagaccacattcactCAGCCTCTGCATGCTggattttgtctttgttcttctgGAGCTACAGCTGAGTTTTGTAAA
- the LOC115057702 gene encoding E3 ubiquitin/ISG15 ligase TRIM25-like: protein MEQKGLHLETICCSICLDLLKDPVTIPCGHSYCMNCIKSHWDGEDEKNIYSCPQCRKAFIPRPVLEKNTMLAVLVEQLKKTGLQAAPADHCYAGPEDVACDFCTGRKLKAVKSCLVCLASYCEKHLQPHYDVAPLKKHKLVEPSEKLQENICSRHDEVMKMFCRTDQQCICFLCSLEEHKGHDTVSAAAERTERQRELELSRQQIQQRIQDRDKDVKLLQQEVEAINGSADKAVEDTEKIFTQLIRLMERRRSDVKQQIRSQQETEVSRVKELQEKLEQEITELKRKDAELKLLSHTEDHTQFLHNYPSVSALSEATDSSSINIRPLRYFEDVTAAVSELRDQLQDVLRQEWTNVSLIGTELDVLLPQPEPEPKTRTEFLRYSQEITLDPKTAHRYLFLSEGNRKVTLMTKDQSYSDHPDRFTVWWYQVLSRESLTGRCYWEVERRGGVSVAVAYKNISRVGKFNECEFGSNNKSWALVCKQKSFTFWSNNIQTAVSGPPSSRVGVYLDHRAGILSFYSVSETMTLLHRVQTTFTQPLHAGFWLNSTVGNTAELCKLKMEQKGVQLDQETFSCSICLDLLKDPVTTTCGHSYCMDCIKSHWDGEDEKKIYSCPQCREAFIPRPVLEKNTMLAVLVEQLKKTGLQAAPADHCYAGPEDVACDFCTGRKLKAVKSCLVCLVSYCEKHLQPHYDVAPLKKHKLVEPSEKLQENICSRHDEVMKMFCRTDQQCICYLCSLEEHKGHDTVSAAAERTERQRELELSRQQIQQRIQDRDKDVKLLQQEVEAINGSADKAVEDTEKIFTQLIRLMERRRSDVKQQIRSQQETEVSRVKELQEKLEQEITELKRKDAELKLLSHTEDHTQFLHNYPSVSALSEATDSSSINIRPLRYFEDVTAAVSELRDQLQDVLRQEWTNVSLTVTDVDVSLSEPEPEPKTRTEFLRYSQEITLDPNTAHRYLLLSEGNRKVTRMSEVQSYSDHPDRFTYYCQVLSRESLTGRCYWEVEWRGERVFIAVTYKNISRVGKSNESAFGFNNKSWALDCKQNSFTFWFNRIQTPVSGPPSSRVGVYLDHRAGILSFYSVSETMTLLHRVQTTFTQPLHAGLWLNSTVGNTAEFFELK from the exons atggagcagaaagggCTTCATCTGGAAACCATCTGCTGTTCtatctgtctggatctactgaaggatccggtgacTATtccctgtggacacagctactgtatgaactgtattaaatcccactgggacggagaggatgagaagaacatctacagctgccctcagtgtaggaaggccttcataccgaggcctgttctggagaaaaacaccatgttagcagttttagtggagcagctgaagaagactggactccaagctgctcctgctgatcactgctatgctggacctgaagatgtggcctgtgatttctgcaccgggagaaaactgaaagctgtcaagtcctgtttggtttgtttggcctcttactgtgagaaacacctgcagcctcattatgatgtagctccactgaagaaacacaagctggtggagccctctgagaagctccaggagaacatctgctctcgtcatgatgaggtgatgaagatgttctgccgtactgatcagcagtgtatctgttttctctgttctctggaggaacataaaggccacgacacagtctcagctgcagcagaaaggactgagaggcagagagagctggagctgagtcgacaacaaatccagcagagaatccaggacagagacaaagatgtgaagctgcttcaacaggaggtggaggccatcaacggctctgctgataaagcagtggaggacactgagaagatcttcactcagctgatccgtctcatggagagaagaaggtctgatgtgaagcagcagatcagatcccagcaggaaactgaagtgagtcgagtcaaagagcttcaggagaagctggagcaggagatcactgagctgaagaggaaagacgctgagctgaagctgctctcacacacagaggatcacacccagtttctacacaactacccctcagtgtcagctctcagtgaagctacagactcatccagcatcaacatccgtcctctgagatactttgaggatgtgacagcagctgtgtcagagctcagagatcagctacaggacgttctgaGACAGGaatggacaaacgtctcactCATTGGAACTGAATTAGATGTTTTACTGCcacaaccagaaccagaaccaaagaccagaactgaattcttaagatattcacaggaaatcactctggatccaaaaacagcacacagatatctgtttttatctgaaggaaacagaaaagttacacTAATGACTAAAGATCAGTcttattctgatcatccagacagattcactgTCTGGTGGTAtcaggtcctgagcagagagagtctgacaggacgttgttactgggaggtggagaggagaggaggagtttcTGTAGCAGTCGcatacaagaatatcagcagagtAGGGAAGTTCAATGAATGTGAATTTGGATCCAATAACAAATCTTGGGCTTTAGTCTGTAAACAAAAGAGTTTTACATTCTGGtccaacaacatccagactgcagtctcaggtcctccgtcctccagagtcggagtgtacctggatcacagagcaggtattctgtccttctacagcgtctctgaaaccatgactctcctccacagagtccagaccacattcactCAGCCTCTGCATGCTGGATTCTGGCTTAACTCTACTGTTGGAAACACAGCTGAGTTGTGTAAACTGAAA atggagcagaaaggagttcagctggaccaggaaaccttctcctgttccatctgtctggatctactgaaggatccggtgacgactacctgtggacacagctactgtatggactgtattaaatcccactgggatggagaggatgagaagaaaatctacagctgccctcagtgtagggaggccttcataccgaggcctgttctggagaaaaacaccatgttagcagttttagtggagcagctgaagaagactggactccaagctgctcctgctgatcactgctatgctggacctgaagatgtggcctgtgatttctgcaccgggagaaaactgaaagctgtcaagtcctgtctggtttgtttggtctcttactgtgagaaacacctgcagcctcattatgatgtagctccactgaagaaacacaagctggtggagccctctgagaagctccaggagaacatctgctctcgtcatgatgaggtgatgaagatgttctgccgtactgatcagcagtgtatctgttatctctgctctctggaggaacataaaggccacgacacagtctcagctgcagcagaaaggactgagaggcagagagagctggagctgagtcgacaacaaatccagcagagaatccaggacagagacaaagatgtgaagctgcttcaacaggaggtggaggccatcaacggctctgctgataaagcagtggaggacactgagaagatcttcactcagctgatccgtctcatggagagaagaaggtctgatgtgaagcagcagatcagatcccagcaggaaactgaagtgagtcgagtcaaagagcttcaggagaagctggagcaggagatcactgagctgaagaggaaagacgctgagctgaagctgctctcacacacagaggatcacacccagtttctacacaactacccctcagtgtcagctctcagtgaagctacagactcatccagcatcaacatccgtcctctgagatactttgaggatgtgacagcagctgtgtcagagctcagagatcagctacaggacgttctgaGACAGGaatggacaaacgtctcactgacagtgactgacgtggatgtttcactgtcagaaccagaaccagaaccaaagaccagaactgagttcttaagatattcacaggaaatcactctggatccaaacacagcacacagatatctgttattatctgaaggaaacagaaaagttactCGAATGAGTGAAGTTCAGTcttattctgatcatccagacagattcacttACTATTgtcaggtcctgagcagagagagtctgactggacgttgttactgggaggtggagtggagaggagagagagtttTTATAGCAGTCacatacaagaatatcagcagagtAGGGAAGAGTAATGAATCTGCATTTGGATTCAATAACAAATCTTGGGCTTTagactgtaaacaaaacagttttacattctGGTTCAACAGAATCCAGACTCcagtctcaggtcctccgtcctccagagtcggagtgtacctggatcacagagcaggtattctgtccttctacagcgtctctgaaaccatgactctcctccacagagtccagaccacattcactCAGCCTCTACATGCTGGACTCTGGCTTAACTCTACTGTTGGAAACACAGCTGAGTTCTTTGAACTGAAATAG
- the LOC115057169 gene encoding tripartite motif-containing protein 16-like, protein MEQKGVNLDQETFSCSICLDLLKDPVTTTCGHSYCMNCIKSHWDGEDEKKIYSCPQCRKAFIPRPVLEKSTMLAVLVEQLKKTGLQAAPADHCYAGPEDVACDFCTGRKLKAVKSCLVCLASYCEKHLQPHYDVAPLKKHKLVDPSEKLQENICSRHDEVMKMFCRTDQQCICYLCSVDEHKGHDTVSAAAERTERQRELELSRQQIQQRIQDRDKDVKLLQQEVEAINGSADKAVEDAEKIFTQLIRLMERRRSDVKQQIRSQQETEVSRVKELQEKLEQEITELKRKDAELKLLSHTEDHTQFLHNYPSVSALSEATDSSSINIRPLRYFEDVTAAVSELRDQLQDVLTQKWTNVSLTVTEVDVLLPQPEPEPKSRTEFLRYSQDITLDPNTVNRYLLLSEGNRKVTRMSEVQSYSDHPDRFIGWCQVLSRESLTGRCYWEVEWRGGVSVAVTYKNISRAGSSNECGFGSNNKSWALICDQNCFTFWSNSFQTPVSGPPSSRVGVYLDHRAGILSFYSVSETMTLLHRVQTTFTQPLHAGLGLYSTGDTAELCKLK, encoded by the coding sequence atggagcagaaaggagttAATCTGGACCAGGAAACcttctcctgttccatctgtctggatctactgaaggatccggtgacgactacctgtggacacagctactgtatgaactgtattaaatcccactgggacggagaggatgagaagaaaatctacagctgccctcagtgtaggaAGGCCTTCATACCGAGGCCTGTTCTGGAGAAAAGCACCATGTTAGCAgttttagtggagcagctgaagaagactggactccaagctgctcctgctgatcactgctatgctggacctgaagatgtggcctgtgatttctgcaccgggagaaaactgaaagctgtcaagtcctgtttggtttgtttggcctcttactgtgaaaaacacctgcagcctcattatgatgtagctccactgaagaaacacaagctggtggatccctctgagaagctccaggagaacatctgctctcgtcatgatgaggtgatgaagatgttctgccgtactgatcagcagtgtatctgttatctctgctctgtggatgaacataaaggccacgacacagtctcagctgcagcagaaaggactgagaggcagagagagctggagctgagtcgacaacaaatccagcagagaatccaggacagagacaaagatgtgaagctgcttcaacaggaggtggaggccatcaacggctctgctgataaagcagtggaggacgctgagaagatcttcactcagctgatccgtctcatggagagaagaaggtctgatgtgaagcagcagatcagatcccagcaggaaactgaagtgagtcgagtcaaagagcttcaggagaagctggagcaggagatcactgagctgaagaggaaagacgctgagctgaagctgctctcacacacagaggatcacacccagtttctacacaactacccctcagtgtcagctctcagtgaagctacagactcatccagcatcaacatccgtcctctgagatactttgaggatgtgacagcagctgtgtcagagctcagagatcagctacaggacgttctgacacagaaatggacaaacgtctcactgacagtgactgaagtggatgttttactgccacaaccagaaccagaaccaaagagcagaactgagttcttaagatattcacaggatatcactctggatccaaacacagtaaacagatatctgttattatctgaaggaaacagaaaagttacacGAATGAGTGAAGTTCAGTcttattctgatcatccagacagattcattGGCTGGTgtcaggtcctgagcagagagagtctgactggacgttgttactgggaggtggagtggagaggaggagtttCTGTAGCAGTCacatacaagaatatcagcagagcagggagctCTAATGAATGTGGATTTGGATCCAATAACAAATCTTGGGCTTTAATCTGTGACCAAAACTGTTTTACATTCTGGTCCAACAGCTTCCAGACTCcagtctcaggtcctccgtcctccagagtcggagtgtacctggatcacagagcaggtattctgtccttctacagcgtctctgaaaccatgactctcctccacagagtccagaccacattcactCAGCCTCTACATGCTGGACTTGGACTTTACTCCACcggagacacagctgagttgTGTAAACTGAAATAG